In Streptomyces ambofaciens ATCC 23877, a single genomic region encodes these proteins:
- a CDS encoding helicase C-terminal domain-containing protein: MSTEEKSATPRSLAEALRVRDDVSLAALLRSRPDLITPVPTDLTQLATRAGTRASVVRALERLDRFALQTAEALAVAADPAPYDELLRLMAGDPGAAADPVVTAALPRSLAVLREQALVWGADDRLRLVRTARELLSPSPQHPSPTGLGPTVREATAGMSPGRIQELLAAVGLPSTHDSVSAVSALATLFTDRPRMAELLAGLPQESREVLARLVWGPPYGQVTHDPAAHLRALLDRGLLLPTAPGTVVLPREVALHLRDGRAHRTPEPVPPPVEAAAAHRPQVVDATAAGQALAALATVEELLKEWDEGGPAVLRAGGLSVRDLKRTAVALDVTEPVAAFWVELAYGAGLIASDGEADERYAATPAYDEWRELATAERWARLAEAWLTATRTPGVVGGRDAKDRTLSALGPNLDRSAAPEVRHRVLALLAGLPEGASPTEESVLARLRWERPLRGPQREQREPREEDLRSRLARWTLSEAELLGVTGRGALAAPGRALIGAPEPLRPAAETGEPEGPGDKLPVHHRALPSPIPPTPAEQAAATAAAARVLAPLLPEPLDHVLLQADLTAVAPGPLERPLADLLGVLADVESKGGATVYRFTPGSVRRALDAGRTAADLHAVLARHSRTPVPQPLTYLIDDVARRHGRLRVGSASAYVRCDDDATLDEILADKRAAGLGLRRLAPTVLAAQADPSALLEGLRAIGFAPAAESAAGDVLIARADARRTPPRTPPEPVPEGPPVPDDTLLTAAIRAVRAGDLASTAPRKPGPGTGEGGGPAAGELPRTGAAETLATMQAAVLTGEALWIGYVNAEGAASQRVVAPVRVEGGFVTAYDHTADEVRTYPLHRITGVAELADDAL, encoded by the coding sequence ATGAGCACCGAGGAGAAGTCCGCGACCCCCCGGTCCCTCGCGGAGGCGCTCCGCGTCAGGGACGACGTCTCGCTGGCCGCCCTCCTGCGCAGCCGTCCCGACCTCATCACCCCCGTGCCCACGGACCTCACCCAGCTCGCCACCCGGGCCGGCACCCGCGCCTCGGTCGTGCGGGCGCTGGAACGGCTGGACCGGTTCGCGCTGCAGACGGCGGAGGCGCTGGCCGTGGCGGCGGACCCGGCGCCGTACGACGAGCTGCTCCGGCTCATGGCGGGCGACCCCGGGGCCGCGGCCGACCCGGTCGTCACCGCCGCCCTGCCGCGGTCCCTGGCGGTGCTGCGCGAACAGGCGCTGGTGTGGGGAGCCGACGACCGGCTGCGGCTGGTGCGCACCGCTCGCGAGCTGCTCTCGCCCTCCCCGCAGCACCCCTCACCGACAGGGCTCGGGCCCACCGTGCGGGAGGCGACGGCGGGGATGTCGCCGGGCCGGATCCAGGAACTCCTGGCCGCCGTCGGACTGCCCTCGACCCACGACTCCGTCTCCGCCGTGTCCGCGCTCGCCACCCTGTTCACCGACCGGCCGCGGATGGCGGAGCTCCTCGCCGGCCTGCCCCAGGAGTCCCGGGAGGTGCTGGCCCGGCTGGTGTGGGGCCCGCCGTACGGCCAGGTCACCCACGATCCCGCGGCGCACCTGCGGGCGCTGCTGGACCGCGGCCTGCTGCTGCCGACCGCGCCGGGCACGGTCGTCCTGCCCCGCGAGGTCGCCCTGCACCTGCGGGACGGCCGGGCGCACCGCACGCCCGAGCCGGTGCCGCCGCCGGTGGAGGCCGCGGCGGCGCACCGTCCACAGGTCGTGGACGCCACCGCCGCCGGGCAGGCGCTGGCGGCGCTGGCGACCGTCGAGGAACTGCTCAAGGAGTGGGACGAGGGCGGCCCGGCGGTGCTGCGGGCCGGCGGGCTGAGCGTGCGGGACCTGAAGCGGACGGCCGTCGCCCTGGACGTGACCGAGCCGGTGGCCGCCTTCTGGGTCGAGCTGGCCTACGGGGCGGGGCTGATCGCCTCGGACGGTGAGGCGGACGAGCGGTACGCGGCGACGCCGGCCTACGACGAGTGGCGGGAGCTGGCCACCGCCGAGCGGTGGGCGCGACTGGCCGAGGCGTGGCTGACGGCCACGCGCACGCCGGGTGTGGTCGGCGGGCGGGACGCGAAGGACCGCACGCTCTCGGCGCTGGGGCCGAACCTGGACCGCTCGGCGGCCCCGGAGGTACGGCACCGGGTGCTGGCGCTGCTCGCCGGGCTGCCCGAGGGCGCCTCGCCCACCGAGGAGTCGGTGCTCGCGCGGCTGCGCTGGGAGCGCCCCCTGCGCGGACCGCAGCGGGAGCAGCGGGAGCCTCGCGAGGAGGACCTGCGCAGCAGACTCGCCCGGTGGACGCTGTCCGAGGCGGAGCTGCTGGGCGTCACCGGGCGCGGTGCGCTCGCGGCGCCGGGACGGGCCCTGATCGGAGCGCCCGAACCACTGCGTCCGGCGGCGGAGACGGGGGAGCCCGAGGGTCCCGGTGACAAGCTCCCCGTCCACCACCGCGCGCTCCCCTCCCCGATTCCCCCGACGCCCGCCGAGCAGGCCGCCGCCACCGCGGCCGCCGCCCGGGTGCTGGCACCGCTCCTCCCCGAACCGCTGGACCACGTGCTGCTCCAGGCCGATCTGACGGCGGTGGCGCCGGGGCCGCTGGAGCGTCCGCTGGCCGACCTGCTGGGGGTGCTCGCGGACGTGGAGTCCAAGGGCGGGGCGACCGTGTACCGGTTCACGCCGGGCTCGGTGCGCCGCGCCCTGGACGCCGGGCGGACCGCCGCGGACCTGCACGCCGTCCTCGCCCGGCACTCCCGCACGCCGGTGCCGCAGCCGCTCACGTACCTGATCGACGACGTGGCCCGGCGGCACGGGCGGCTGCGGGTGGGCTCGGCCTCGGCGTACGTGCGCTGCGACGACGACGCCACCCTGGACGAGATCCTCGCCGACAAGCGGGCCGCCGGCCTCGGGCTGCGCCGTCTCGCGCCGACCGTGCTGGCCGCGCAGGCCGACCCGTCGGCCCTGCTGGAGGGGCTGCGGGCGATCGGCTTCGCGCCGGCCGCGGAGTCCGCCGCGGGTGACGTGCTGATCGCCCGTGCCGACGCCCGCCGCACACCGCCGCGTACGCCCCCGGAGCCGGTCCCGGAGGGCCCGCCGGTCCCCGACGACACGCTCCTGACGGCGGCGATCCGCGCCGTCCGGGCCGGTGACCTGGCCTCGACGGCCCCGCGCAAGCCGGGACCCGGCACCGGTGAGGGCGGGGGTCCGGCCGCGGGCGAGCTGCCCCGCACCGGCGCCGCCGAGACCCTCGCCACCATGCAGGCGGCCGTCCTGACCGGCGAGGCGCTGTGGATCGGCTACGTGAACGCCGAGGGCGCCGCCAGCCAGCGGGTGGTGGCCCCGGTCCGGGTCGAGGGCGGCTTCGTCACGGCGTACGACCACACGGCCGACGAGGTGCGCACCTATCCGCTGCACCGGATCACCGGCGTGGCCGAACTCGCCGACGACGCGCTGTGA